In Stigmatopora nigra isolate UIUO_SnigA chromosome 18, RoL_Snig_1.1, whole genome shotgun sequence, one genomic interval encodes:
- the dnaaf3l gene encoding dynein axonemal assembly factor 3 translates to MSAGRPSEGAGCINWWGFGPARDLIGTGPVRHEGELNILLVGNGDPRHLLKTLAGLGDDNILNVWLFENCMEVVARQMLLLYITLTPPETMGLNEKTEMFLEVFGNSLIRSQTEDTVKRIASQLLLHVSDLPDSDVHPCFNTTHLKFKERDELARIFKSWMQPTSSSTAPVSIAKAWDYRVRQHLGTRYDAKRGCFDWDLTMKLYEKGGSVINKHQYFRWRLSGLAFELREGVYQSTNPSLLSSRVFNQRGDKVAMRGYWGDIVSSPYLAFGIETEDESLLKTQNGQHVKTAQDISFANMQVLFQSLYRRQKCTTTPEEEPPSANIEHHSVPVSKLSHLKGVSINFLPLDSLQKLPEKEKYAQFFNVIHFSTSCSHHLGPKIRQIAAPDAVLIVELAKYILDLNKEQETGFTEQVTRMCQEAGFQPCDGANGDDLHAVFQPHQDK, encoded by the exons ATGAGCGCCGGGCGGCCATCAGAAGGTGCGGGTTGCATAAACTGGTGGGGTTTTGGTCCAGCTCGAGATCTCATCGGTACAG GACCTGTTAGACATGAAGGAGAACTCAACATTTTGCTTGTCGGGAATGGAGACCCAAGACACCTTCTGAAGACCTTGGCCGGCCTTGGAGATGACAACATTCTAAAC GTATGGTTGTTTGAAAACTGCATGGAGGTAGTGGCCAGACAGATGCTCCTGCTCTACATCACGCTGACTCCACCAGAAACGATGGGACTTAACG AGAAGACGGAGATGTTCTTGGAGGTATTTGGGAACAGCCTAATTCGTAGTCAGACGGAAGACACGGTGAAACGTATAGCGTCGCAGCTCTTGCTGCACGTCAGTGACCTTCCGGATTCAGACGTGCACCCCTGTTTTAACACCACTCATCTCAAG TTTAAGGAGCGCGATGAACTGGCCAGGATTTTTAAATCATGGATGCAACCCACATCTTCTTCCACAGCCCCTGTCTCCATAGCCAAAGCCTGGGATTACCGAGTCAGGCAGCACCTTGGGACACGCTACGACGCCAAAAGGGGCTGCTTTGACTGGGATCTTACTATGAAGCTATACGAGAAAGGG GGTAGTGTTATTAACAAGCACCAGTATTTTCGATGGAGATTGAGCGGCCTGGCCTTTGAGCTGAGGGAAGGAGTCTACCAGAGCACCAACCCGAGCTTGCTGTCTTCTCGGGTCTTCAACCAGAGGGGGGACAAAGTGGCCATGAGGGGCTATTGGGGCGATATTGTGTCGAGTCCTTACCTCGCCTTCGGGATTGAAACTGAAGACGAGAGCCTGCTCAAGACACAGAATGGCCAACATGTGAAG ACGGCACAAGATATTTCTTTCGCAAATATGCAAGTGCTATTCCAATCTTTGTACAGGAGACAAAAATGCACAACTACTCCTGAAGAGGAACCTCCATCCGCAAATATTGAACATCATTCTGTCCCTGTCAGCA AACTATCACATCTTAAAGGGGTTTCCATCAATTTCCTCCCTTTGGATTCCCTTCAGAAGCtgccagaaaaagagaaatatgCCCAATTCTTCAACGTCATTCACTTCTCGACTAG CTGCTCGCACCATTTGGGCCCGAAAATCCGTCAGATTGCAGCACCAGACGCTGTGCTTATCGTGGAGTTGGCCAA GTACATTTTGGACCTGAATAAAGAGCAAGAAACTGGTTTCACTGAGCAAGTAACCCGCATGTGTCAAGAAGCGGGATTCCAACCATGTGACGGGGCAAACGGTGACGACCTTCATGCTGTTTTTCAACCACACCAGGACAAATAA